The Filimonas lacunae genomic sequence GACTTAGCGAAGAGCGGAGTCGGCAGCTACTGGATTACTTACAGCTTCAGCAACAGCGATGGCTGTACAGATACCACGGGTGCTGCTATCACGATCCATGCGTTACCAACTGCGACTATCGCTTACGGCACTTATTGTGCAAGAGACAGCGCGGAAGTAACCTTGACAGGTGCAACTGGTGGTAGCTACACTTCTACCAGTGGCCTGGTGATTAATAAAACAAGCGGTACCGTAGACTTAGCGAAGAGCGGAGTAGGCAGCTACTGGATTACTTACAGCTTCAGCAACAGCGATGGCTGTACGGATACTACCGGTGCTGCTATCACGATCCATGCGTTACCAACTGCAAGCATAGCTTATGGTACTTATTGTGCAAGAGACAGCGCGGAAGTAACCTTGACAGGTGCAACTGGCGGTAGCTTCACCTCAACGAGTGGCCTGGTGATTAATAAAACAAGCGGTACTGTAGATTAGCGAAGAGCACTGTTGGAGCATACTGGATTACTACAGCTTCAGCAACAGCGATGGCTGTACAGATACTACCGGTGCTGCTATCACGATCCATGCTTTACCAACGGCGACTATCGCTTACGGCACTTATTGTGCAAGGGATAGTGCGGAAGTAACCTTGACAGGTGCAACTGGTGGTCAATATACCTCAACGAGTGGCCTGGTGATCAATAAAACAAGCGGTACTGTAGACTTAGCGAAGAGCGGAGTAGGCAGCTACTGGATTACTTACAGCTTCAGCAACAGCGATGGCTGTACAGATACCACGGGTGCTGCTATCACGATCCATGCTTTACCAACCGCGACTATCGCTTACGGCACTTATTGTGCAAGGGATAGCGCGGAAGTAACCTTGACAGGTGCAACTGGCGGTAGCTTCACCTCAACGAGTGGCCTGGTGATTAATAAAACAAGCGGTACTGTAGACTTAGCGAAGAGCACTGTTGGAGCATACTGGATTACTTACAGCTTCAGCAACAGCGATGGCTGTACGATACTACCGGTGCTGCTATCACGATCCATGCTTTACCAACCGCGACTATCGCTTATGGTACTTATTGTGCAAGGGATAGTGCAGAAGTAACCTTAACGGGTGCAACTGGTGGTAGCTTCACCTCAACGAGTGGCCTGGTGATCAATAAAACAAGCGGTACTGTAGACTTAGCGAAGAGCGGAGTAGGCAGCTACTGGATTACTTACAGCTTCAGCAACAGCGATGGCTGTACGGATACTACCGGTGCTTCGATCACGATCCATGCGTTACCAACTGCGACTATCGCTTACGGCACTTATTGTGCAAGGGATAGTGCAGAAGTAACCTTGACAGGTGCAACTGGTGGTCAATATACCTCAACGAGTGGCCTGGTGATTAATAAAACAAGCGGTACTGTAGACTTAGTGAAGAGCGGAGTCGGCAGCTACTGGATTACCTACAGCTTCAGCAACAGCGATGGCTGTACGGATACTACCGGTGCTTCGATTACGATCCATGCTTTACCAACTGCGACTATCGCTTACGGCACTTATTGTGCAAGAGACAGCGCGGAAGTAACCTTGACAGGTGCAACTGGTGGTAGCTACACTTCTACCAGTGGCCTGGTGATTAATAAAACAAGCGGTACCGTAGACTTAGCGAAGAGCGGAGTAGGCAGCTACTGGATTACTTACAGCTTCAGCAACAGCGATGGCTGTACGGATACTACCGGTGCTGCTATCACGATCCATGCGTTACCAACTGCAAGCATGGCTTATGGTACTTATTGTGCAAGAGACAGCGCGGAAGTAACCTTGACAGGTGCAACTGGTGGTCAATATACCTCAACGAGTGGCCTGGTGATTAATAAAACAAGCGGTACTGTAGACTTAGCGAAGAGCGGAGTCGGCAGCTACTGGATTACTTACAGCTTCAGCAACAGCGATGGCTGTACGGATACTACCGGTGCTTCGATTACGATCCATGCGTTACCAACTGCAAGCATAGCTTATGGTACTTATTGTGCAAGGGATAGTGCAGAAGTAACCTTAACGGGTGCAACTGGCGGTAGCTTCACCTCAACGAGTGGCCTGGTGATTAATAAAACAAGCGGTACTGTAGACTTAGTGAAGAGCGGAGTAGGCAGCTACTGGATTACTTACAGCTTCAGCAACAGCGATGGCTGTACGGATACTACCGGTGCTTCGATTACGATCCATGCGTTACCAACTGCAAGCATAGCTTATGGTACTTATTGTGCAAGGGATAGTGCAGAAGTAACCTTAACGGGTGCAACTGGCGGTAGCTTCACCTCAACGAGTGGCCTGGTGATTAATAAAACAAGCGGTACTGTAGACTTAGTGAAGAGCGGAGTAGGCAGCTACTGGATTACTTACAGCTTCAGCAACAGCGATGGCTGTACAGATACTACCGGTGCTGCTATCACGATCCATGCGTTACCAACTGCGACTATCGCTTACGGCACTTATTGTGCAAGGGATAGTGCAGAAGTAACCTTGACAGGTGCAACTGGCGGTCAATATACCTCAACGAGTGGCCTGGTGATTAATAAAACAAGCGGTACTGTAGACTTAGCGAAGAGCACTGTTGGAGCATACTGGATTACTTACAGCTTCAGCAACAGCGATGGCTGTACAGATACTACCGGTGCTGCTATCACGATCCATGCTTTACCAACCGCGACTATCGCTTACGGCACTTATTGTGCAAGAGATAGCGCGGAAGTAACCTTGACAGGTGCAACTGGCGGTAGCTTCACCTCAACGAGTGGCCTGGTGATTAATAAAACAAGCGGTACTGTAGACTTAGCGAAGAGCACTGTTGGAGCATACTGGATTACTTACAGCTTCAGCAACAGCGATGGCTGTACAGATACTACCGGTGCTGCTATCACGATCCATGCTTTACCAACCGCGACTATCGCTTATGGTACTTATTGTGCAAGGGATAGTGCAGAAGTAACCTTGACAGGTGCAACTGGTGGTCAATATACCTCAACGAGTGGCCTGGTGATCAATAAAACAAGCGGTACTGTAGACTTAGCGAAGAGCGGAGTAGGCAGCTACTGGATTACTTACAGCTTCAGCAACAGCGATGGCTGTACAGATACCACGGGTGCTGCTATCACGATCCATGCGTTACCAACTGCGACTATCGCTTACGGCACTTATTGTGCAAGAGACAGCGCGGAAGTAACCTTGACAGGTGCAACTGGCGGTCAATATACCTCAACGAGTGGCCTGGTGATTAATAAAACAAGCGGTACTGTAGACTTAGCGAAGAGCACTGTTGGAGCATACTGGATTACTTACAGCTTCAGCAACAGCGATGGCTGTACAGATACCACGGGTGCTGCTATCACGATCCATGCTTTACCAACCGCGACTATCGCTTATGGTACTTATTGTGCAAGGGATAGTGCAGAAGTAACCTTAACGGGTGCAACTGGCGGTAGCTTCACCTCAACGAGTGGCCTGGTGATTAATAAAACAAGCGGTACTGTAGATTTAGCGAAGAGCACTGTTGGAGCATACTGGATTACCTACAGCTTCAGCAACAGCGATGGCTGTACAGATACTACCGGTGCTTCGATCACGATCCATGCTTTACCAACCGCGACTATCGCTTATGGTACTTATTGTGCAAGGGATAGTGCAGAAGTAACCTTGACAGGTGCAACTGGTGGTCAATATACCTCAACGAGTGGCCTGGTGATTAATAAAACAAGCGGTACTGTAGACTTAGCGAAGAGCGGAGTAGGCAGCTACTGGATTACTTACAGCTTCAGCAACAGCGATGGCTGTACAGATACCACGGGTGCTGCTATCACGATCCATGCGTTACCAACTGCGACTATCGCTTACGGCACTTATTGTGCAAGAGACAGCGCGGAAGTAACCTTGACAGGTGCAACTGGTGGTAGCTACACTTCTACCAGTGGCCTGGTGATTAATAAAACAAGCGGTACCGTAGACTTAGCGAAGAGCGGAGTAGGCAGCTACTGGATTACTTACAGCTTCAGCAACAGCGATGGCTGTACGGATACTACCGGTGCTGCTATCACGATCCATGCGTTACCAACTGCAAGCATAGCTTATGGTACTTATTGTGCAAGAGACAGCGCGGAAGTAACCTTGACAGGTGCAACTGGCGGTAGCTTCACCTCAACGAGTGGCCTGGTGATTAATAAAACAAGCGGTACTGTAGATTTAGCGAAGAGCACTGTTGGAGCATACTGGATTACCTACAGCTTCAGCAACAGCGATGGCTGTACAGATACTACCGGTGCTGCTATCACGATCCATGCTTTACCAACGGCGACTATCGCTTACGGCACTTATTGTGCAAGGGATAGTGCGGAAGTAACCTTGACAGGTGCAACTGGTGGTCAATATACCTCAACGAGTGGCCTGGTGATCAATAAAACAAGCGGTACTGTAGACTTAGCGAAGAGCGGAGTAGGCAGCTACTGGATTACTTACAGCTTCAGCAACAGCGATGGCTGTACAGATACTACCGGTGCTGCTATCACGATCCATGCTTTACCAACCGCGACTATCGCTTACGGCACTTATTGTGCAAGGGATAGCGCGGAAGTAACCTTGACAGGTGCAACTGGCGGTAGCTTCACCTCAACGAGTGGCCTGGTGATTAATAAAACAAGCGGTACTGTAGACTTAGCGAAGAGCGGAGTAGGCAGCTACTGGATTACTTACAGCTTCAGCAACAGCGATGGCTGTACGGATACTACAGGATCAAGCATTGTTATCAATGCATTACCAGTGGTACCAGTCATCACAGGCGCATCCAGCGTATGTATCAACAGTACTACTCAGTTGACCAATGCAGTAAGCGGTGGTGTATGGAGCAGCAGCGATACCACTGTAGCAACTATCAGCAACACAGGCTTAGTGAAAGCGGTAGGCAAAGGCGATATCGTAATCACCTACACCGTAACAAACACAAGTGGTTGCTCAAGCGACACAACATTCCAGTTAAGCACACTGCCAATACCTGCATTCTCAGCCAGCGGAAACAGCATCTTATGCTATGGAAGCACAACAGGTGAAATCACAATCAATGCGGTAGAAACAGGCTTGGTATACGCACTCAATGGTGGAACATATCAGTCAGAAAATGTGTTCAAATCGCTGACAGCAGGTACTTATACGGTAGCGGCTAAAAATGCAGCAGGTTGTGTGGTAACACAAACGGTGTCTATTACTCAGCCGGATTCGCTGAAACTGACAGATAACATTGTAAGAGTGGGTTGTCATTCTTCAGCTACAGGTGCGGTGAACGTGGCCATCGAAGGTGGTGTGGCACCATACAGCTACGCATGGAGCAACGGAGCTACTACTCAAAACATTAGTGAGTTAATAGCTGGTACTTATACTATCACAGTAAAAGACGCCAACGGATGTATCGATTCACTGAAAGCGGTAGTAACAGAAGTGATCAGCGTGTTTGATGTACAAGCGCCTGTTACATTGGCAAATGGCCAGGTGCGCGTAACGGGTACAACAATACCAGGTGCGAACGTAGCTGTGATTTACCCGAATGTATCAATCAACAAAGCCACTGCAGGTGCTGACGGAAGTTTTGCGGTAACTGCTACACCAGGTGTAAGTTCGGGAAGTGTAATTGTAACGGTAACAGACCCGGTAACAGGAATCACTTGTTCTAAAACCATGCAGTATGTAGATGCTTCACAGTCAGATGTGGCAATTACTAAAACACTGGTGTCTAAAGGAAAAGTAACAGTAGGCTCTTACGTAACGTTTGTAATCACTGCTACAGGTAAAGGCCCGGATGATGCTACCAATGTAGTAGTAACAGATCCGCTGGTGTCCTTGCTGGATGGTGTAGATTCTGTTTCAACAACAAGAGGAACTGTGTCTTACAACTCAGTAACCAAGAAACTGGAATGGGTTATCGATACGTTACATGCAGATTCTTCTATCACACTTTCGTTCCGTGTAAGAGTAGTGGCTGCGGGTACACTGGAAAACACAGCAACTATCAAAGCGAACGAAAAAGATCCGGATACAGAAAACAACACAGCATCAAGTGAGCCGGTGATTGTGCTGAAAGATTTCTACATCCCTAACGTTATTACGCCAAACGGCAACGGTAAAAACGACATGTTTGTAATACCAGGTGTGCCTTCTAATGTGAGAATGGACCTGATCATCTTTAACAGATGGGGTAACGAAGTGTATCATAACAGAAACTATGATAACACATGGGATGGTAAAGGATTGGCAGCAGGTGTTTACTACTATGTATTAAAGATCATTGCACCAGATGGCGAAACACCATATAAAGGATACATACAATTGCTGAAATAAAGAACATAAAAGTCATTTTATGAAACGAAGTGTGTTGGGTTTAGTTTGTGTGCTGGTTATGAGTTTACATGCGTCGGCACAACAGGATGTTCAGTTTAGTCAGTACGTTTTTAACGGACTGACTATTAACCCGGCTTATGCGGGGTATAAGGAAGACCTGTACTTTAACGCTACCTACAGGCAGCAATGGGCAACTTTTCCGGGTGCGCCTAAAACAGGTACTATCTCGCTGGATGGCATCACTAATGCCCCGGAAGAAAGGGTAGGTGTTGGTGGACAAATTACCTGGGACAAACTAGGCCCGCAATCTTCGTTGTCATTAACAGGTTCTTACGCTTATCGTATTCCATTGGATTACGATAACGAAGAGCGTCTGGCCCTGGGTATTGGTTTTGCTTTAACGCAATACTCCCTGGATGGAACAGATTATAAATACCTGGATGATAATGATCCGGATATTCCATTGGGTAAAGTCACTAAATGGAAACCAGATGCCAGCTTTGGTGCTTATTATAGCAACCCCAACACTTATGTAGGGCTTTCGGTAATGAACTTGTTTGCACTGCCTGGGTCGCAAAAGCTGATTTTTGGCAATGGAACAACTTACACCACGCTGAGCAAAAAGCGCCATATTTATTTAACCGCCGGTACTATTTGGGAAGTGTCTGAAAGCATTGCCCTTAAACCTTCTATATTAATTAAGGAAGACTTTTTAGGACCTACCAGTGTAGACTTTAACACCTTTGTATTCCTGTCCGAAACTGTGTGGGCAGGCTTGAGTTATAGAACTGGTATGAAACTGTGGAATAAAGAAGCGCTGCAAACCAGTTTAAACTATAGCAACGCGTTAAGCCTGATGCTGGAAGTGTGGGCTACCGATCAATTAAGAATTGGTTACTCTTACGACTTCAATACCAATGGTGTTGGTAAATACCAGGCTGGATCGCATGAGTTGTCTATTGGTATGCTATTCCGTACCAAAGACCGGGAAATGCCTAAGATGTTTTAATAGCAAAGCTGCTAATAAAGAAACGGGGCTGTATTGTAAGCGCAATACAGCCCCGTTTATATTTAAATGTCACTTAATTTTTAATATCCCACCATACGGGTTGGGCGGTATAGCTGGCATCATATCCTCCTATAGCGGTTACATTGGCCGTGTTATAATCCCTTTCAATATAAGCTGTTTGAAAACGGCGAATCCAGTCTTTGGCACCTGAAAAGTTTACATGTACAAATTTGGGCTTTTTAAAGTCTTTGTACACACCGGCAACCTGGTCATAATCGCCGCTGCTGTTCAGACAGTAGTCGCATTTACGCATATCTGTCCATGCCTCAGGGTTCTGATACATTACAATATATTTCTGCATCATAATGTTGCTGAGTGTAATGGCGTCGCTTGTTTGTGCAACTGCTGCACTGTTTAAAAAAGCGTCACTGGTAGTAGTTGCTATCCCCATTTTATCCATATGAGCTTTTATCCCTGCTTTGTAAGCCGTTAAAGCATGGCCTTTATCTCCGCTTCTAAAAGCAGCCTCCGCTTCAATAAACTTAAGTTCGGCATAACTAATATATGCAAAGCGGGAATTCTTCTTATTAAAATAACTGCCTACCGGGTTACGGTAATTGATATCAGCAGTTGTAGGGGTTGTGGTAACGCTATCCAGGTCAACCGCTTTGCTATATTGTCCCGCCAGTGAACCGCTGGGGATTTTGTTTACCATCAGGCTCATACGCGGGTCTTCAATACCAGAGCCCCCTGTATAGGTGTTGCTAAGATAAGAAAGCAACAACTTGCCGTAGCGTATACTACTGTTACCATTGCTGGCTGTGGCGCTATAACTGTTCTCATATAATACATTCCATTCACCAGATACAGTGCTTTCCGTAAAAGTTTTAATTTCTGTGTCTTCGTTATTCGACTGGTACGACTGTGTTATCAGGGAGAGAATGGTGCTGGCGTCGTAATTGGATTTTTTAACCAGGTGATTTAATAAGCGGGCTTTTAAAGCGTAACCAAATTTAATCCACAGGTTCACATCCCCATTGTAAATATAATCGCCTTTAGATAAAGGGTAAGTAGTAGAAGGGGCTGCCGTTTGCAGTATTTTAATACCCTCGTCAATTTTAGTGAATAATTCAGGATACACGGTTTCTATGTTGTCAAAAGCTGGCGTAAGCGTGGTGGCACTTAATGCGTCTTTGTAAATCACCTCGCCGTACAAATCACTTATCCAGCTCCATCCAAAGGCCTCCAGCAACTTGCCTACACCTGCATACTGCATAGCACCAGCAGCCTCCGCCTCGCCATATAATTTATTAATGTTTACATATATGTAGCTATACCAGCCCTGCCAGCTGTTAATGTCAACGTTATTGGCCCATTCCCAGTTTTGTAGCTTGTAATAGTTGGTGGTACTTACTGCCGGACTGCCATATTGTTGTGTAATCATAGCAGTACGTGTTCCTGCACCCCCATAACGGTTGTGCATGTTAAACAAAATAGGAGGCAACCGTAAGTCCGGTGTGGTTGATGTAGGATTGTTAGGGTCTGTGTTTACATCAAAAAAGCTTTTCTTGCATGATGTAGTGGCTATGCTTAATGCTATTACAAACGAAAGGATAATCTTTTTCATAATTGCCTAGAATTTAATGTTAAAGCCAAGAGTGAAAGTTCTGGTAGGAGGGGTGCCAAGATAGTCCATACCCGATGAGCCGGAGCCGCCTGCCCCTGCCCCTGCTGCACTCACTTCCGGATCCATGCCTTTATAATTGGTAATTAAGAATACATTCTGAACTGCCAATAATAAATCCAGACTTTTTACAAAGGATAGTTTATTGGCCAGCAGTCTTTGTGGAAAGTGATAGCCCAATGCTACGCTACGCATTCTTAACCAGTTTACCTTAGTTATAAAATTGGGTGAGTGAAAAGCATAATAATTCACGTAATAGTTTTGATCCATTACCACCTCTTTTGAAAAATCCTGATACACCGGATCGGCAGTGGTACCCGTGTTAATGACTCCTTTCATCAAAACTGTTTGTCCGCGGTTTTCGGTCAGTTTGCTCATACCGGTATTCATCATTTCATATTCTGTTCCGTTAAACACATCGCCGCCAATACGGGCATCCAGCAAAAAGTTGAGGTTAAAGTTTTTGTAGGTGAAGTTATTATTCCAGCCCAGCAGCATATCCGGCTCGCGATCACCTATCATGGTAGCAGTGGCGGTAGAGGTAGTAGGCAAACCCGTAGTAGCATTTAATATCAGCTTTCCGGCATGCTCACCATTGGCCACCGTTTGCCATACATTACCACTCATGCCGAGGAACACTCCATTGTTAAACGAAGCAGCTTTGACATAGCCATACTGCGCTTCGGTTACATACAAAATAGGGATGGAGCCTGGCAGTTCCAGCACACGTCCATTGTTGTGAGAGATATTTACATTCGTGCTCCATTCAAAGCCTGCTTTTTTTACAGGTGTGGCACTGATAGCTATTTCAATGCCCTTATTCTCAATTTTACCTGCGTTTACATAACGGTAAATATAGCCCAACCCCTGGCTAACACGTGGTGATACAATCTGATCTTTACTCAGGTTACGATACCAGGTAAAGTCCAGGCCCACTTTATTATTAAACAACCGCAATTCGGTACCAAATTCTGTAGAAGTGGTAGTTTCAGGTTTTAAATTAGGATTGCCGGCAGTATAACTATCAATATAACCGCCTCCTAAGGTAGTCTGAGGTACATCCAGGGCCGTAGTGGTTTTATAAGGCGGCGCATCTTTACCTACCTGCGACCATGATGCACGTAACTTGCCAAATGAAAGTATGTTGCTTTTAGGTAGCAGTTCCGTAAAAATAAAACTGCCACTTACAGAGGGATAAAAGAACGAACGGTTTTGCTCAGGCAGGGTAGAAGACCAGTCATTACGCCCTGTAACATCTGCATAAGCAATGTTCCGGAATGCCAGTCGCAAGTCCCCATACACACCCACCAGTCTTCTCCGGCCAATACTTTGCTGAAACAGCTTATTGGCTACAGCCGAGTTGTTAATACTGATAAAATTAGGAACCAGGAAACCGGTAGCTACCCTGTAGTCAGTAGTACTATTATTCATTTCTGTGGTTTGTCCTAGCAACACATTCACATCAAAGTCTTTATTGATCTTTTTCTGTGCGGTAATTAAAAAGGTAGAAGACAACAGGCTTACTTCCCTATCGTTTTGCGAAATACCTCCTTTCTGTAAATCGCCCGATACAGCGGAACCGGGCATAGTAACACTGTTTATTTTAGTTACATAATAATCCAATCCCAGTTTATAAGAAAATTCTAACCAGCTCAATGGCTTTACCCTTGTAAAAGCAGCCCCGGTAAAACGGTTGGTTTTATCTGTAATAGGATTATTGTGTACCAGCCAGTAGGGGTTTTCAATATCATCAGCCAGATCTGATGAAGCCAGCAGCCTTTTCTTTGAACCATCTGCATGAAGGTAATCTGCCATATTATTATTACGCGGCCAGTCAACAGCTGCCATCATGTATCCCATGCCACTGCTGTTATACAAGCCACCACCGGTTAATGCCCGGGTAGTGGTAGTGTAGGTGTAACTGGCATTAGCTCCAAACGTAAACCAGCCCAGCTTTTGCTCACCGTTATAACGAAGTGCGGTTTTGCGGTAGTCTGTAGTAGGTACAGTTCCGGTTTGATCAAATCGTTGCGCCGATAAAAAATAGTTGCCGTTTTTAGAACCACCTGAAATGCTGATATTATTATCTATACCGTAACCGGTTTGGAAGAAATCCTGCAGGTTATTATAAACGGTGTCAGCACCAGTAAAGGCGCTGCCCCACGATAAATAGGAAGGTACAGTAGGAGTAATGGCATTTCCTTGCTTGAACTTATTTTGTTGCTGCGGCAGGCGTGCTACTCTGTTGGCGGAGAAGCGCGAACTAAGCGCAACCTGAGTAGTGCCTTCTTTTCCTTTTTTAGTGGTAATAACAATTGCTCCGGCGGCAGCACGTAAACCATATAGTGCAGCAGCCGACGGACCTTTTAATACAGAAATAGATTCTATATCGTCCGGGTTAATGTCCATAGCCCTGTTACCAAAACTGGCCGCCGCTGCCCCCATTTTATCATAAGCAGTATTACCTACCGGTGTAGAATTGTCAATAGGTATCCCATCTATTACAAACAATGGCTGGTTGTCAGAGCTTTCCAGAACAGAGGTTCCCCCACGTATCACTATTTGTGCACTGGAACCGGGTGCACCATTGCTATTGGTAATATTCAGGCCGGCAATTTTGCCATTAAGTGCATTAATAACATTGGGTGTTTTATTTTTCAGTAGCTCTTCGCCTTTAATGTCCTGTACTGCATAACCCAATGCTTTTTTCTCCTTTTTAATGCCAAATGCTGTTACCACCACATCTCCCAAAGCTTCCTGGCTGCGTACCAGGCGAATGGTTTGTTGTGCCAATGCAGAAACTACGCTGGTGGTATAACCAATGTAGCTAAAGCTTAAAGTGTCACCAATGTCACCGGCAATAGTGTACGTCCCGTTTTTACCGGTAATAGTTTTTTTACCCGTTCGCTGGTTGGTTACCGTTACCTCGGTAAGGGGTAATCCGTCATCGTCAGAGAGTATAGTTCCGAAAAGTGTTCCGTTTTGAGCAAAGGATGCTGTGGTGGAACATAGCATGACCATAAATGTCATGAGTGGTAGCAGGAGTTGCCTCATATCAGTTTATTTGTGTGATGAAAGACCTAATGAATAAAGCGTCATTAATCAGCATGCATAGAAAGCCATACCTTCATAAGTAGCGTAAAAACGCAAAAAGCAGCAGTTGGTTTAACGTAATGTAAAACAAATTATCAAAATATTGCATAAAAAATCAGAAAGGCAGTGAAACAGTGCAGGTGAGTGCGGAAGTGTGCGGTGTTAGGCTACAATAAGAGGTAAACAAGATAGCGGTAAAACAAAAAAGCCATAACAACTTGTTACAGCAGTTACGGCTTTAAATACTATTAGCGGCCGATTATAAAATATGTAAGCCTGCGTTTTTATAAGGAGCAAGCAATTCACTATCTGCACTCAGTTCGGTAATAAGCGTATCTATAGCCGATAACTGGCAAACCTGTAAACGTTGTACCGTGTTTAGTTTTTCCGAAATAGCTAACGACACTGTTTTATTGGCTGCCTGCAACATGGCCTTTTTCACTTCGATTACCTCCCATTCCAGATCGGTAATGCCATTATGGATGTCAATACTGTTGGTGCCTAAAAAACATAAGTCGGCATTAATACCTTCTAAGCGTTTAATAGCATCTGCGCCCACGGCAATCTGTGCACTTTTCAGCAATTTGTTACCTAAAAAAATCACTTCACTGTTAGGGTGGTTTAATAACTCCATGGCAGTAGGAATGCTTACGGTGATGAAAGTAGCATTCAGTTCACGGGGAAGTGCTTTTACCAGTTCCCGAATGGTAGAGCCGCCAGACAACAGCACAAACATGCCGTCTTTAATTAACGGAATGGCTTTTTGGGCAATGGTTCTTTTTTCCACTACACGATATACGTCATTAAATTGCAGTGTAAAGTGAAAGGAATTGCTCAAAGCGCCACCGTGCACTTTTATTAATTTATCTTCTTCCGACAACTCCTGTAAATCTCTTCTGATAGTATCTTCTGAAACATTCAACTGTGCACACAAATCTGACGACAAAATCTTATTATGAATGTTCAATTGTTGCATGATGTGTGCGTGACGTTCCTTTTTCAGCATACGTTTTGGTTGTTTCTTTTATAAAGTTTTTCGTAGTGTACTTTGGCGGCAGGCAGCTTTTAGCCACAGGAAGCCGCAAAGCATGGATATTGAAGACACCAATAATACGGATATTTTGGCAATGTCCTGAGTGGACTGTTCACCAAAAGCCAGTGTGGAAATGAATATAGACATGGTAAAGCCTATTCCGGCCAACAAGCCTGCACCAATCATATGCTTCCATTTTACCAGCGAGGGGAGTTGAGCATAACCTAACCTTACTACCAGAAAGCAGGCCAGGCTAATTCCCAGTGGTTTACCTATAAACAAGCCCAGCATAATGCCCCAGGAAAGGCTACTGGTAATAACTATACTCATTTGCTCCGGAAACGTAATTGCCGTATTGGCAAGTGCAAAAGCAGGAAGTATAACAAAATATACACTTTTATGTAGCCGTTGCTGCAGAGAATGGAGATGAGATGCCGGAATAAAAAAAGCAAATACTACACCTGCAACAGTAGCATGAATACCTGTGTTCAGCAGGCAATACCAAAGCAATATACCTAACAAGTAATGTATCCAGCCCGGATGTTGGTATCTTTTAAACAGAAAATATAAGGCAACTATCAACACCAACACAGCCAGTAGCCAGGCCAGTTGTAACTTCCCGC encodes the following:
- a CDS encoding DeoR/GlpR family DNA-binding transcription regulator, producing MLKKERHAHIMQQLNIHNKILSSDLCAQLNVSEDTIRRDLQELSEEDKLIKVHGGALSNSFHFTLQFNDVYRVVEKRTIAQKAIPLIKDGMFVLLSGGSTIRELVKALPRELNATFITVSIPTAMELLNHPNSEVIFLGNKLLKSAQIAVGADAIKRLEGINADLCFLGTNSIDIHNGITDLEWEVIEVKKAMLQAANKTVSLAISEKLNTVQRLQVCQLSAIDTLITELSADSELLAPYKNAGLHIL
- a CDS encoding SusD/RagB family nutrient-binding outer membrane lipoprotein; amino-acid sequence: MKKIILSFVIALSIATTSCKKSFFDVNTDPNNPTSTTPDLRLPPILFNMHNRYGGAGTRTAMITQQYGSPAVSTTNYYKLQNWEWANNVDINSWQGWYSYIYVNINKLYGEAEAAGAMQYAGVGKLLEAFGWSWISDLYGEVIYKDALSATTLTPAFDNIETVYPELFTKIDEGIKILQTAAPSTTYPLSKGDYIYNGDVNLWIKFGYALKARLLNHLVKKSNYDASTILSLITQSYQSNNEDTEIKTFTESTVSGEWNVLYENSYSATASNGNSSIRYGKLLLSYLSNTYTGGSGIEDPRMSLMVNKIPSGSLAGQYSKAVDLDSVTTTPTTADINYRNPVGSYFNKKNSRFAYISYAELKFIEAEAAFRSGDKGHALTAYKAGIKAHMDKMGIATTTSDAFLNSAAVAQTSDAITLSNIMMQKYIVMYQNPEAWTDMRKCDYCLNSSGDYDQVAGVYKDFKKPKFVHVNFSGAKDWIRRFQTAYIERDYNTANVTAIGGYDASYTAQPVWWDIKN
- a CDS encoding SusC/RagA family TonB-linked outer membrane protein, giving the protein MRQLLLPLMTFMVMLCSTTASFAQNGTLFGTILSDDDGLPLTEVTVTNQRTGKKTITGKNGTYTIAGDIGDTLSFSYIGYTTSVVSALAQQTIRLVRSQEALGDVVVTAFGIKKEKKALGYAVQDIKGEELLKNKTPNVINALNGKIAGLNITNSNGAPGSSAQIVIRGGTSVLESSDNQPLFVIDGIPIDNSTPVGNTAYDKMGAAAASFGNRAMDINPDDIESISVLKGPSAAALYGLRAAAGAIVITTKKGKEGTTQVALSSRFSANRVARLPQQQNKFKQGNAITPTVPSYLSWGSAFTGADTVYNNLQDFFQTGYGIDNNISISGGSKNGNYFLSAQRFDQTGTVPTTDYRKTALRYNGEQKLGWFTFGANASYTYTTTTRALTGGGLYNSSGMGYMMAAVDWPRNNNMADYLHADGSKKRLLASSDLADDIENPYWLVHNNPITDKTNRFTGAAFTRVKPLSWLEFSYKLGLDYYVTKINSVTMPGSAVSGDLQKGGISQNDREVSLLSSTFLITAQKKINKDFDVNVLLGQTTEMNNSTTDYRVATGFLVPNFISINNSAVANKLFQQSIGRRRLVGVYGDLRLAFRNIAYADVTGRNDWSSTLPEQNRSFFYPSVSGSFIFTELLPKSNILSFGKLRASWSQVGKDAPPYKTTTALDVPQTTLGGGYIDSYTAGNPNLKPETTTSTEFGTELRLFNNKVGLDFTWYRNLSKDQIVSPRVSQGLGYIYRYVNAGKIENKGIEIAISATPVKKAGFEWSTNVNISHNNGRVLELPGSIPILYVTEAQYGYVKAASFNNGVFLGMSGNVWQTVANGEHAGKLILNATTGLPTTSTATATMIGDREPDMLLGWNNNFTYKNFNLNFLLDARIGGDVFNGTEYEMMNTGMSKLTENRGQTVLMKGVINTGTTADPVYQDFSKEVVMDQNYYVNYYAFHSPNFITKVNWLRMRSVALGYHFPQRLLANKLSFVKSLDLLLAVQNVFLITNYKGMDPEVSAAGAGAGGSGSSGMDYLGTPPTRTFTLGFNIKF